From the genome of Papaver somniferum cultivar HN1 chromosome 2, ASM357369v1, whole genome shotgun sequence, one region includes:
- the LOC113347391 gene encoding NADPH-dependent pterin aldehyde reductase-like, which yields MLPPVPKTVVSAMNKAAAAASSSKTILITGVSKGLGKALALEMAKRGHTIIGCSRSQDKLDLLQTELTSSSAQTSSPIREIKHLLMKADVRSDGSIAELARLVMESKCLPDIIVNNAGTINKNNRIWEVPAEEFDAVIDTNIKGIANILRHFMPHMVEIKKGIIVNMSSGWGRSGAAQVAPYCASKWAIEGMTRSVAKEVPEGMAIVAVSPGVVNTDMLASCFGTSASVYQAPEVWAPKAAAMILNLTPADNGASLTV from the exons ATGTTACCGCCAGTACCAAAAACAGTAGTATCAGCGATGAataaagcagcagcagcagcatcttcATCAAAAACTATACTAATAACAGGTGTAAGTAAGGGTCTTGGTAAAGCCTTGGCTTTAGAAATGGCTAAAAGAGGTCATACTATTATTGGTTGTTCACGTTCTCAGGATAAACTTGATTTACTTCAAACAGAACTCACTTCTTCTTCAGCACAAACTTCATCTCCAATTCGAGAAATTAAACATCTTTTAATGAAAGCTGATGTTAGATCAGATGGTAGTATTGCTGAATTAGCTAGACTGGTGATGGAATCTAAATGTTTACCTGATATTATAG TAAACAATGCAGGCACAATTAATAAAAACAACAGGATCTGGGAAGTGCCAGCTGAAGAGTTTGATGCTGTGATAGACACCAATATAAAAGGGATAGCTAATATTTTGCGACACTTCATGCCACATATGGTTGAAATCAAGAAAGGGATTATTGTTAACATGTCATCTGGTTGGGGAAGGTCTGGAGCTGCACAG GTTGCACCCTACTGTGCTTCGAAATGGGCAATTGAGGGAATGACCAGATCTGTTGCAAAGGAGGTACCAGAAGGAATGGCAATTGTGGCGGTTAGTCCAGGTGTAGTCAATACCGACATGCTTGCGTCGTGCTTTGGTACTTCAGCATCAGTATATCAGGCACCTGAAGTTTG